Part of the Streptomyces antimycoticus genome, CTGCCATGCCCTCTGACCACATGATGGTGATGGAACTCCTGCACGCTTCCCACGCTGCTGCCGGCCAGCCCGAACCAGCCCGGCGCATCGATGCACCCGACTGCCAGGTCGTCAGCCGAGCCGCGCGAGCGGACGCGGACGAAGGCGGCATGCGACGAGTGGAGTTCCTCGCGATCGGTACCGCGATCTGCGCGCACGATCTGACGACCGTCCTGGCCGGTCACAAGAACGTCTCCACCGAACAGCTCCTGGACGAACTCTCCGCTAGCCACCGCAACGCCGGCAGCGACAATCCGTTGCTCGGCCTGCTCCGCGCCATCCATGCCCAGGACATGCAACGCATGGCTGAACTCCTGGTGGATCTCTTCGGCCGCGACCAAGGCGCGTTCTTCGACCTGATCGTGGAACTGGGCCGCTACGCCGCCGACTGCGTGTCCATGCTGGAGATCCTCGGCATCAGCCCAGTCGCGGAGACCCTCACCGAGTTGGAGATCACCGTCAGGGAGTACGCCGACAGCTGATGGCAGCCGGGCCGGCCCCCGCCGCGCACGCCATCGTTGGACGGGCTGCTCCTGGGAGCCACGGGCTGGACGCCGGATGAGATCGCCACCGGCGCCGCCCTGCCCACCGAGCTCGGGCAATTCCCTGGTGGCCGTGCGCTGTACGATCTGCGACCCCGGTGACCCGCCCGCTTCAACTGGTCGGGTGGCGCCCCCTGACCACAGCACCAGGAAGCTGGGGATAGCGCAGGCCCGTGCGGCACCGGGAGGATGGGCGGGACGCCAGCCGACAGGAAGGGCGCGATGGAGAGCTTCTTCGAACGCGTCGGGAGTATCTGGTCGGCGGGCTGAGGCGATCTGCACTGGCACATCCTGCCGACTCCGGATGAGCCCTCGCCGCGCCGTACAAGGGATTAGCAGCCCCGCCGGGACTGCAGAGCGTGCCGGAGCAGGGTATGCACTGCACGCTCCTGCACGTCGTCGGACTGAGCAGCACCGACATCGACACGGACGCGCTCCTCAAGGATGTCGGGAGCTACGCGCAGGTGGTGCGGCCGTTCACCTTGACGTTCGACCGGCCCGCGGTGGGCGCTGTCGCTGTGGAAATCAGCGGATGGCCGCGAGATCCGTTCGCCGGGATCGTGGACGCCCTCGCCTAAAGGGTGTTGCAGAAGGCCGTGAACTGGCAGCCTGAGCTGCGGGGGCGGCGCGGTCTGCTCATGCGGTGAGGGCGAGGTTGTGCATGTGGGCGACGGCCTGGACAGCGTGATGGAGGCCGTTGCCGTGCTGTCGGCAGTCGCGGAGGATCTTGTGGTTCTTCATCCGGCCGATCACATGCTCCACCCGAGCGCGGACCTTGCGGTGCGCGGCATTGTCCTCTTCCTCGCCCTTCAGTAGCGGCCGCCCGGGCCGTTTGCGATGAGGGACGATCAGGCCGGTGTTGATGTAGGCACCGTCACCGAGCACGGTCACACCCTCGCAGTGCTCGGCCAGACCGGACTCACGCCAGGCCTTCGCATCCGCCGTGGTGCCCGGCACCGGGCGAGCCGTAGCAATCACCAGGCGTGTGTCCGCGTCCACGATGACCTGCACGTTCGCCGAGAACCGGTAGTTGCGCGAAGACGTGCCCACCGTCCGATCGCGGACCGGGACCAGTGTCCCGTCCACGATCCACAACCGGTCCGCCGCCTGCTGGGGGGGCCGCACCGGCTCGAGCGCAAGGAGTGGTCCAAGGCGCTGGATGACCCGGCACACAGTGGCCGGCGAGATCCCGAACAAGGGCGCGAGCTGCCGCATGGTGAGGTTCGTGCGGTAGTACACGGCCACCAGCAGCACCCGTTCCGGCAACGGCAGCCGCCACGGGCGGCCCCACCCGCAGCCCTCACCACCACGCTCCCGGACCGCCCTCAGCAGCCGCCCGAACTGATCCACCCGCAAGCCGGTGAACGTCTCCACCCACACCCGCTCGGCCCTCAACACCCCAGCCATACACCAGAGATTCCCAGTTCACGGCCTTCTGCAACACGCTTTAAAGGGTGTTGCAGAAGGCCGTGATCAGGCAGGTCGGAGTGGTGATCGGAGGTGTGTGGTCATGCGGCGATGGCGAGGTTGTGCATGCGGGCGACGGCCTGGACGGCGTGGTGGAGGCCGTTGCCGCGTTGCCGACAGTCGCGGAGGATCTTGTAGTTCTTCATGCGGGAGAAGGTGTGCTCGACGCGGGCGCGGACCTTGCGATGCTGCGCGTTGTCCTCCTCCTCGCCCTTCAACAGCGGGCGTCCGGGGCGTTTACGGTGCGGGACAATCAGCCCGGTGTTGATATAGGCGCCGTCGCCGAGAACCGTCACGCCCTTGCAGTGCGCGGCCAGGCCGGAGTCCCGCCAGGCTTTCGCGTCCGCCGTGTTGCCGGGCACCGGCCGGGCCGCGGCCACCACCAGGCGCGTCTCCGCGTCCACGATGACCTGCACGTTCGCCGAGCACCGGTAGTTGCGCGAGGATGCTCCGACCTTGCGGTCACGGACCGGGACGAGAGTCCCGTCCACGATCCACAGCCGCTCGGCGGCATCGGTGGCGGCCCGGGCCGGCTCGAGCGCGAGCAGCGGACCGAGCCGCTGGATCACCCGGCACACCGTCGCCGGTGAGACGCCGAACAGCGGGGCGAGCTGCCGCATGGTGAGGTTCGTGCGGTAGTACACGGCCACCAGCAGCACCCGCTCGGCCAGCGGCAGCCGCCACGGACGGCCCCAGCCGCAGCCCTCGCCACCACGTTCCCGGACGGCTTTCAGTAGCCGGCCGAACTGATCGACCCGCAACCCGGTGAACGTCTCCACCCACACCCGCTCGGCCCTCAACACCCCAGCCATACAGCGGATATGCCCTGATCACGGCCTTCTGCAACACCCTTTAAAGGGTGTTGCAGAAGGCCGTGAACTGGCAGCCTGAGCTGCGGGGGCGGCGCGGTCTGCTCATGCGGTGAGGGCGAGGTTGTGCATGTGGGCGACGGCCTGGACAGCGTGATGGAGGCCGTTGCCGTGCTGTCGGCAGTCGCGGAGGATCTTGTGGTTCTTCATCCGGCCGATCACATGCTCCACCCGAGCGCGGACCTTGCGGTGCGCGGCATTGTCCTCTTCCTCGCCCTTCAGTAGCGGCCGCCCGGGCCGTTTGCGATGAGGGACGATCAGGCCGGTGTTGATGTAGGCACCGTCACCGAGCACGGTCACACCCTCGCAGTGCTCGGCCAGACCGGACTCACGCCAGGCCTTCGCATCCGCCGTGGTGCCCGGCACCGGGCGAGCCGTAGCAATCACCAGGCGTGTGTCCGCGTCCACGATGACCTGCACGTTCGCCGAGAACCGGTAGTTGCGCGAAGACGTGCCCACCGTCCGATCGCGGACCGGGACCAGTGTCCCGTCCACGATCCACAACCGGTCCGCCGCCTGCTGGGGGGGCCGCACCGGCTCGAGCGCAAGGAGTGGTCCAAGGCGCTGGATGACCCGGCACACAGTGGCCGGCGAGATCCCGAACAAGGGCGCGAGCTGCCGCATGGTGAGGTTCGTGCGGTAGTACACGGCCACCAGCAGCACCCGTTCCGGCAACGGCAGCCGCCACGGGCGGCCCCACCCGCAGCCCTCACCACCACGCTCCCGGACCGCCCTCAGCAGCCGCCCGAACTGATCCACCCGCAAGCCGGTGAACGTCTCCACCCACACCCGCTCGGCCCTCAACACCCCAGCCATACACCAGAGATTCCCAGTTCACGGCCTTCTGCAACACGCTTTACTGATCTTTTCGTAAGTTCGGTGGGTGTGCTGGCCTTGCGAGTGGGAGGCTTTCGGGGTGGCTTATCGACCCTCGCCTTCGGCTGCCGGCTCGTCTCTTCCTCCTTTGTCGCGGCCTCAGTTGGCGGAGGCACGGCGTGTTCGGGCGGTCGAGTTGTTCGAGGAGGGCGCCTCGAATGCGGAGATCGCGCGGGCGGTGGGTGTGTGTGCCGAGAGTGTGCGGCGTTGGCGTCGGGTGTGGAAGGAAGGCGGCGTTTGGGCCCTGCGGCGGCGTGCGGCCACCGGGCGCCCGCCCAAGCTGGACGACGCCCAGGTCGAGATGGTCCGGGCCGCGTTGGCGCGAGGTGCCCGGGCTCATGGTTTCGAGGCCGACCTGTGGACCCTGGAGCGAGTCGGCGCCGTCGTGGAGCAGAAAACGGGGGTGGTGTTGTCGAGGGCGTCGGTGTGGCGGCTGCTGACCGGCCGGCTCGGGTGGAGTCTGCAACGTCCCGAGCGGAGGGCGGTCGAGCGGGACGAGTCCGAGATCGCCCGCTGGGTCG contains:
- a CDS encoding transposase family protein, producing the protein MAGVLRAERVWVETFTGLRVDQFGRLLRAVRERGGEGCGWGRPWRLPLPERVLLVAVYYRTNLTMRQLAPLFGISPATVCRVIQRLGPLLALEPVRPPQQAADRLWIVDGTLVPVRDRTVGTSSRNYRFSANVQVIVDADTRLVIATARPVPGTTADAKAWRESGLAEHCEGVTVLGDGAYINTGLIVPHRKRPGRPLLKGEEEDNAAHRKVRARVEHVIGRMKNHKILRDCRQHGNGLHHAVQAVAHMHNLALTA
- a CDS encoding transposase, with protein sequence MAGVLRAERVWVETFTGLRVDQFGRLLKAVRERGGEGCGWGRPWRLPLAERVLLVAVYYRTNLTMRQLAPLFGVSPATVCRVIQRLGPLLALEPARAATDAAERLWIVDGTLVPVRDRKVGASSRNYRCSANVQVIVDAETRLVVAAARPVPGNTADAKAWRDSGLAAHCKGVTVLGDGAYINTGLIVPHRKRPGRPLLKGEEEDNAQHRKVRARVEHTFSRMKNYKILRDCRQRGNGLHHAVQAVARMHNLAIAA
- a CDS encoding winged helix-turn-helix domain-containing protein; translated protein: MAYRPSPSAAGSSLPPLSRPQLAEARRVRAVELFEEGASNAEIARAVGVCAESVRRWRRVWKEGGVWALRRRAATGRPPKLDDAQVEMVRAALARGARAHGFEADLWTLERVGAVVEQKTGVVLSRASVWRLLTGRLGWSLQRPERRAVERDESEIARWVAHEWPRIKKGP